From the Cydia pomonella isolate Wapato2018A chromosome 11, ilCydPomo1, whole genome shotgun sequence genome, one window contains:
- the LOC133522580 gene encoding trafficking protein particle complex subunit 5: MSSSRSKTSILDKPLSKGKGEVSLALYALLFSEIVQYCQNRSHSIHELQNKLSEIGQDVGSRLLDLYFVRERGSKREIKLLNMLLFVKSTLWKVLFGKEADKLEHANDDERTYYIIEKDALVNKFISVPKDKGSLNCATFNAGIIEAVLTKSGFPAKVTAHWHKGTTYMVKFEDSVISRDKSLDDR, from the exons ATGTCGTCTAGTCGCTCAAAAACGTCTATACTGGACAAACCACTCAGTAAGGGGAAAGGCGAAGTTTCTTTGGCTCTCTACGCTCTTCTCTTCTCCGAAATAGTCCAGTACTGCCAGAATCGGTCACATTCTATACATGAACTTCagaataa ATTGTCAGAAATAGGCCAAGATGTGGGTAGCAGGTTGTTGGACCTGTACTTTGTGCGGGAGCGAGGCAGCAAGAGAGAGATCAAGTTGCTGAACATGCTGCTCTTTGTCAAGTCAACACTCTGGAAG GTGCTGTTTGGTAAGGAAGCTGATAAGCTGGAGCATGCCAATGATGATGAGAGAACTTACTACATCATTGAGAAGGATGCCCTG GTGAACAAGTTCATCAGCGTTCCGAAGGACAAGGGCTCGCTTAACTGCGCCACTTTCAACGCCGGCATCATCGAGGCCGTGCTCACCAAGAGTGGATTC CCCGCAAAAGTGACTGCACACTGGCACAAGGGCACCACCTACATGGTGAAGTTCGAGGACTCTGTCATCAGCCGCGACAAGTCCCTGGACGACCGATAA
- the LOC133522581 gene encoding uncharacterized protein LOC133522581 — protein MSDGYGFSALECKIIQEQIKRRQCMREEFLKLKSDPYKHAAEAGYVFDNGIQCFMSLKTCQNEHFVASPRTAQFGLLAIVAPMVGFGYLCWSMRESLERDYRCGKIRYRDRIHKFK, from the exons ATGTCTGATGGATATGGATTCTCTGCACTGGAGTGTAAGATTATTCAGGAACAGATAAAACGGAGACAATGCATGAGGGAAGAGTTTTTGAAACTGAAGAGTGACCCGTACAAGCATGCTGCAGAGGCTGGCTATGTG TTTGACAACGGCATACAGTGCTTCATGTCTCTAAAGACCTGTCAGAATGAGCACTTCGTGGCTTCTCCTCGAACGGCGCAGTTCGGTCTGCTAGCCATCGTGGCGCCCATGGTGGGCTTCGGATACCTGTGCTGGAGCATGCGGGAGAGCCTCGAGAGGGACTACCGCTGCGGCAAGATTCGGTATAGGGATAGGATTcataaatttaaatag
- the LOC133522582 gene encoding NADH dehydrogenase [ubiquinone] 1 beta subcomplex subunit 4 — translation MADYGISEKELDLVKQQAARRAELRKQFLMQRTNPFKHASEAGYVFDPAIQKFMSMKVTQYDHFQPNRRTSLFGICAIVIPMFAFGYLVWNDRNTREQKIRSGELVYRDRLFKFT, via the exons ATGGCCGATTACGGCATATCCGAGAAGGAACTCGACCTCGTTAAACAGCAGGCTGCGAGGCGGGCTGAGCTGAGGAAGCAGTTCTTAATGCAAAGGACGAATCCTTTTAAACATGCCTCAGAAGCTGGTTATGTG TTCGACCCAGCTATCCAGAAGTTTATGTCAATGAAAGTTACCCAATACGACCACTTCCAACCTAACCGCCGAACAAGTCTCTTCGGTATTTGCGCTATTGTGATCCCAATGTTCGCGTTCGGCTACCTGGTGTGGAACGACCGTAACACGCGCGAGCAGAAGATCAGGAGCGGAGAACTTGTGTACAGAGACAGGCTCTTCAAGttcacataa